From the Mangifera indica cultivar Alphonso chromosome 10, CATAS_Mindica_2.1, whole genome shotgun sequence genome, one window contains:
- the LOC123227093 gene encoding putative HVA22-like protein g, whose amino-acid sequence MLGDFINRVLILFVGYAYPAFECYKIVEKNRVEIEELRFWCQYWILVAMLTVSERIADVFVSWLPMYGEAKLAFFLYLWYPKTKGTGYVYENLLRPIMSKHEKDIDQKILELRTRAWDLAIYYCHNCTVLGSAKFFEMLHYLAGQSAMFNQTPRGTQNSGKQKKRSSSTGPQPSSPTIGRVVTEPMKSHLGKVHTRTPSEPTIPEDHPYPDSPSVPASPNHSLLQARLRLRPQNPYQ is encoded by the exons ATGCTGGGAGATTTTATTAACCGAGTTCTTAT ATTGTTTGTTGGGTATGCATACCCAGCGTTTGAATGTTATAAAATCGTTGAGAAGAATCGGGTGGAGATTGAAGAACTCAGATTCTGGTGTCAATATTG GATTCTGGTGGCAATGCTGACAGTTTCTGAGAGAATTGCAGACGTTTTTGTTTCATG GTTGCCCATGTACGGCGAGGCGAAGCTGGCGTTTTTTCTCTACTTATGGTATCCCAAAACAAAG GGAACTGGGTATGTGTATGAGAACTTGCTGAGGCCGATTATGTCTAAGCACGAAAAGGACATAGATCAAAAGATTCTGGAACTGAGAACCAGAGCCTGGGACTTGGCTATTTACTACTGCCATAATTGCACAGTTTTAGGCTCTGCAAAATTCTTTGAAATGCTTCATTACTTGGCCGGTCAATCTGCAATGTTTAATCAG ACGCCGCGGGGAACGCAGAATTCGGGAAAGCAGAAGAAACGGTCATCTTCAACTGGGCCACAACCATCTTCACCAACAATCGGCCGGGTCGTAACGGAGCCCATGAAGTCTCATTTGGGCAAAGTCCACACTCGGACCCCATCCGAGCCCACTATTCCCGAAGACCACCCTTACCCAGATTCCCCCTCCGTCCCCGCCTCACCAAATCACAGCCTCCTCCAAGCTCGCCTCCGGCTCCGCCCTCAAAACCCCTACCAGTGA
- the LOC123227094 gene encoding uncharacterized protein LOC123227094 — MSPPEKHPPPQLQPPQLRRRHSLSTPLPIPTKLTLPRRNGTVSPSSFELASLVKPTSLSYTSFKDLIPCSSLNSPTAGSATNSTYEISIRNRLVKQAAWAYLQPMSSSPDSSAPHFLHRLFTSLSSCFRFINSHIISPLSQAINQIFGRSRRRAWRRL; from the exons ATGAGCCCACCAGAAAAACATCCTCCGCCGCAGCTCCAACCACCACAGCTCCGCCGCCGACACTCCCTTTCGACACCTTTACCCATCCCAACAAAACTCACTCTTCCACGACGAAACGGCACCGTTTCACCCTCATCCTTTGAGCTCGCCTCCCTCGTCAAACCTACCTCTTTATCCTACACTTCTTTCAAAGACCTCATCCCTTGCTCCTCTCTGAACTCCCCCACCGCCGGATCCGCCACTAACTCCACCTACGAAATCTCCATTCGTAACCGTCTCGTCAAGCAAGCCGCATGGGCCTACCTTCAGCCCATGTCTTCCTCCCCTGACTCCTCCGCCCCACACTTTCTCCACCGCCTCTTCACCTCCCTCTCTTCCTGCTTTCGCTTCATAAATTCTCATATCATCTCGCCATTATCTCAAGCCATTAACCAAATTTTCG GGCGGAGCCGGAGGCGAGCTTGGAGGAGGCTGTGA